The Danio rerio strain Tuebingen ecotype United States chromosome 10, GRCz12tu, whole genome shotgun sequence genome contains a region encoding:
- the cspg4bb gene encoding chondroitin sulfate proteoglycan 4-like translates to MTLIEGSSKALTQNIIKVVNQHFQGLQIFYLVTEGPHHGRIEHSRIPGVPIPSFTRAQAEQGFIFYVHDGSETVADNFTVVANDTDIRKQSLPFVVYVDITPINDESPIITVNRILKVWEGSVTQITNEDLSAEDPDSPPESLEFIITPPNNGHLALKNAPSRPVLNFTQEHISHGQLVFVHNGAMSGGFHFQVNDGLNFAPRQIFSITAQSLIISLEKNKELRVFPGSSKLISEDELLILTNDYDDIHGNRTIIYTVTSPPRLGSLIWKQAENSTQEISTFTQTMVKESAVLYAQTKPVAWAATDSFTFTASCPPAFLQPHTFNIHISYENTDQEHRSALHANTGAVVAEGSSVLIDKSKLDGSNLLGMLDEDERNFYEVWYEIISPPHHGTIVVGEKNLTHERPKFSQINLHKHGIIYVHDDSETTHDNFTFNVWLNPKGKLAQRPQKADNMISEIFNITVTPVNDRPPVLKTGSPRLKVVKGDTVILDTENLYVEDQDTPPEEIYYTVISRPKNGFLALEGQLNKSTLNFTQADVNHGKVHFVQQGELSSGVIYFSITDGFHRPLYKLFSIEVENITISVVNNTGLTLLQGQTTVTLTFEHLAAVTNERDASIRYLVTAQPNHGSIMVMEESVTHFEQEDLHTGRVFYHMTDLSSSQDSFEFTVFTSESNLTNQVVNITVRPLIHIGEHVRIPDGIPVKLRKDVLDATELASLSASDPIFEILEPPKHGKLVKVTFDRGGAPHSVQSFSFRDVEQGRVAIVENINFHAIYSNTTAARHNVTTVHPLNDSFVFLLTAANVQPAMGEFVYLVLPFDPITGKHILLEPTKLPTFNITTNNMSPMYPPSHIDPTSRPHRTASKLKPRKHWGNHTRNRSAVPHVPRTTMGKLDPFPKNTLVRMESFPRPASDPLLIILPLLACLLLIVILVVLILVFRHRREKRAHPSMIQGLTGNPGEDILARGPYLGQPERSLAVPSVIVTPLTPSCPDSPVLEVHDPALMPAMERSVSPFLLCTWSPLDPVSAQQCSPATPSLKQNQQWV, encoded by the exons ATGACCCTCATAGAGGGTTCCTCTAAAGCTCTCACTCAGAACATTATCAAAGTCGTCAACCAACACTTTCAAGGCCTCCAAATCTTCTATCTTGTAACCGAGGGGCCCCATCATGGTCGAATTGAGCATTCAAGAATCCCTGGTGTACCTATTCCATCTTTCACAAGAGCTCAA GCTGAACAAGGGTTCATTTTCTATGTCCATGATGGAAGTGAGACAGTGGCTGATAATTTTACAGTGGTGGCCAATGATACAGATATTCGGAAGCAAAGTTTGCCTTTTGTGGTTTATGTCGACATAACACCCATAAATGATGAATCTCCAATTATAACTGTCAACAGGATTCTCAAG GTATGGGAAGGTTCTGTGACACAAATAACTAATGAAGACCTCAGTGCGGAGGATCCAGATTCTCCTCCTGAGAGCCTAGAATTCATCATCACTCCACCAAATAATGGGCATTTGGCCCTGAAGAATGCCCCCTCTAGGCCAGTTCTGAACTTCACCCAAGAGCATATCAGTCATGGCCAGCTGGTGTTTGTACATAATG GTGCTATGTCTGGAGGATTTCACTTTCAAGTCAATGATGGTTTGAACTTCGCTCCAAGGCAAATCTTCAGCATTACAGCCCAATCTCTGATCATTAGCTTAGAGAAAAATAAGGAGCTCAGAGTTTTCCCAG GTTCTTCAAAGTTAATTTCGGAAGATGAGCTGCTGATTCTCACAAATGACTATGATGATATTCATGGCAATCGCACCATCATCTACACAGTAACTTCACCTCCAAGATTGGGAAGCCTAATCTGGAAACAAGCAGAAAATTCCACACAAGAAATCTCGACTTTCACCCAGACTATG GTGAAAGAAAGTGCTGTGCTGTATGCACAGACTAAACCTGTTGCATGGGCTGCTACAGATTCCTTTACCTTCACAGCATCCTGCCCTCCAGCCTTCCTTCAACCTCACACCTTTAATATCCACATCTCTTATGAAAACACTGATCAGGAGCATAGGAGTGCACTGCATGCAAATACag GAGCTGTTGTCGCTGAGGGTAGCAGTGTTCTCATTGATAAATCAAAATTGGATGGCTCCAACCTTTTGGGAATGTTAGATGAAGATGAACGCAATTTCTATGAGGTCTGGTATGAAATCATCTCTCCACCCCACCATGGTACAATTGTTGTAGGGGAAAAGAATCTGACGCATGAAAGACCAAAGTTCTCTCAAATCAACCTCCACAAGCATGGAATCATATATGTGCATGACGACTCGGAGACCACTCATGATAACTTCACTTTTAACGTGTGGCTAAACCCCAAAGGAAAGCTTGCTCAACGTCCCCAGAAAGCAGATAACATGATAtctgaaatatttaatattactgTGACCCCTGTTAATGACCGACCTCCTGTGCTCAAGACAGGATCCCCTAGACTCAAAGTGGTCAAAGGGGACACTGTGATTTTGGACACTGAGAACCTTTACGTGGAGGACCAAGACACTCCACCTGAGGAGATTTACTATACTGTAATCAGCAGGCCTAAAAATGGCTTCCTTGCTTTGGAGGGTCAACTTAACAAGTCTACACTGAATTTCACCCAGGCTGATGTAAATCATGGAAAGGTGCATTTTGTGCAACAAGGGGAACTCTCATCCGGGGTCATTTACTTCAGTATTACTGATGGATTCCACAGACCACTTTACAAGTTGTTCAGCATAGAGGTTGAGAATATCACCATCAGTGTGGTCAACAACACTGGACTGACTCTGTTGCAAGGTCAGACCACAGTGACTTTGACATTTGAGCACCTGGCCGCAGTCACCAACGAGAGGGATGCATCCATTAGATATTTAGTTACCGCCCAACCAAATCATGGGAGTATCATGGTTATGGAAGAGTCTGTCACACACTTTGAGCAAGAGGACTTGCACACCGGCAGAGTATTTTATCACATGACTGATCTATCATCCTCTCAAGACAGCTTTGAGTTCACAGTCTTTACATCTGAGAGTAACCTGACCAACCAGGTGGTAAACATCACAGTCAGGCCACTGATTCACATCGGAGAGCATGTCAGGATCCCAGATGGCATCCCAGTGAAGCTAAGAAAGGACGTCCTGGATGCAACAGAATTGGCTTCCCTTAGTGCTAGCGATCCCATCTTTGAAATCCTTGAGCCACCTAAACATGGCAAACTAGTCAAAGTCACATTTGACCGCGGAGGAGCCCCTCACTCAGTCCAGTCCTTTTCATTTCGGGATGTGGAACAGGGGAGAGTGGCTATTGTAGAAAACATAAACTTCCATGCCATTTATAGCAACACAACAGCAGCCAGGCACAACGTCACAACGGTCCATCCACTTAATGActcatttgttttccttttgaCGGCTGCCAATGTTCAGCCTGCCATGGGCGAGTTTGTGTACTTAGTATTACCATTTGATCCCATTACAGGGAAGCATATACTTTTAGAGCCAACCAAGCTGCCAACTTTCAacataacaacaaataatatgtcACCCATGTACCCTCCATCTCATATAGATCCAACAAGTAGACCACACAGGACTGCTTCAAAACTGAAACCTCGAAAGCATTGGGGGAACCACACAAGAAATAGATCTGCGGTTCCACATGTGCCCCGTACCACAATGGGCAAGCTGGACCCCTTCCCAAAAAATACTTTAGTGAGGATGGAATCTTTTCCAAGACCTGCATCTGATCCCCTGCTCATCATCCTGCCACTTCTAGCCTGCCTCCTCCTGATTGTCATTCTTGTGGTTCTCATTCTTGTCTTCCGGCACCGCAGGGAAAAACGGGCACACCCGTCAATGATACAAGGGCTGACAGGGAACCCTGGTGAAGATATTCTAGCCAGAGGCCCATATTTGGGTCAGCCTGAGAGAAGTCTTGCTGTTCCATCAGTTATAGTAACCCCACTCACACCAAGCTGCCCTGACAGCCCTGTTTTAGAAGTACATGATCCTGCCTTGATGCCAGCAATGGAACGATCTGTGTCTCCATTTCTCCTTTGCACATGGAGCCCACTTGACCCTGTTTCTGCCCAGCAATGCTCACCAGCGACACCATCCCTTAAACAAAACCAGCAATGGGTTTGA
- the snx18b gene encoding sorting nexin-18b (The RefSeq protein has 1 substitution compared to this genomic sequence), which translates to MALRARALYDFTSENPGEISVTENEVLTLCSEEVVDGWLEGTNSRGETGLFPASYVEIIKTDTSLHGNGTSASQDYYYQSSPQRRDTSNESTPTHAVYQGHLQQQRLSFQTSQGSDEDWDDDWDDSGTAEEHGGTPEKRANPQAGYSSTNPSASRRGSAQQSKSTGTVGKNLNRFSTFVKSGGEAFVLGEASGLVRDGDKIFVVMGQSGPEWQENLYAFTCTIDDPTKQTKFKGMKSYMSYGLTPSHTQSQVNRRYKHFDWLYARLVEKFPVISVPHLPEKQATGRFEEDFISKRRKGLIWWMNHMTSHPVLSKCDVFQHFLTCSSTDEKAWKQGKRKAEKDDLVGANFFLTICPPALPLDLQEVENKVEGFKTFTKKMDENIIQVNVTINEFARKQITGFKKEYQRVGQAFRLLSQAFEVDQQVFSSPLNKAMANTGEVYETIGDYFAEQPRQDLEPISDLLAIYQGHLANFPDIIHVQKGALTKAKESQKHGEEKDGTAGGGINDRCNIISCATLAEIQHFHCIRVRDFKAQMQYFLQQQISFFQKITGKLEEALDMYDQA; encoded by the exons ATGGCGCTCAGAGCGAGAGCTTTATACGACTTTACCTCAGAAAATCCCGGCGAAATATCTGTGACAGAAAATGAAGTCCTCACTTTATGTAGTGAAGAGGTTGTCGATGGTTGGCTGGAGGGCACGAACAGCAGAGGTGAGACGGGGCTGTTCCCTGCATCATACGTGGAGATTATAAAAACTGACACATCACTGCACGGTAACGGGACGTCCGCCAGTCAGGACTATTACTATCAAAGTAGTCCTCAGAGGAGGGACACCTCAAACGAATCAACACCCACACACGCTGTATACCAGGGGCATCTTCAACAGCAGCGACTCAGTTTTCAGACGAGCCAAGGAAGTGACGAGGATTGGGACGATGACTGGGATGACAGCGGGACGGCGGAGGAACACGGAGGAACACCTGAAAAACGCGCGAATCCTCAAGCAGGATACAGCAGCACAAACCCCTCAGCTTCTCGACGTGGTAGTGCACAACAGTCCAAAAGCACAGGAACAGTTGGGAAAAATCTTAATAGGTTTTCAACTTTTGTAAAGTCAGGCGGTGAGGCGTTTGTTTTGGGTGAAGCATCAGGTTTGGTGAGAGATGGAGACAAAATATTTGTAGTTATGGGTCAGAGTGGACCAGAATGGCAAGAGAATCCGTATGCATTCACTTGCACTATTGATGACCCTACAAAACAGACCAAATTCAAAGGTATGAAGAGCTATATGTCCTACGGACTCACGCCGAGTCATACTCAAAGCCAGGTGAATCGAAGATACAAGCACTTTGATTGGCTTTATGCGCGACTTGTTGAAAAGTTCCCGGTCATTTCGGTCCCTCACTTACCTGAGAAACAAGCCACAGGTCGATTTGAGGAGGATTTCATTTCTAAGAGACGGAAAGGTTTAATATGGTGGATGAATCACATGACGAGTCATCCTGTTTTATCCAAGTGTGATGTTTTCCAGCATTTCCTCACCTGCAGTAGCACTGATGAAAAAGCCTGGAAGCAAGGCAAGCGAAAGGCCGAGAAGGATGACTTAGTCGGCGCTAACTTCTTCCTCACTATCTGTCCTCCAGCTTTACCGCTTGACTTACAAGAGGTAGAAAACAAAGTGGAGGGCTTCAAAACGTTCACCAAAAAAATGGATGAGAACATCATACAGGTCAACGTCACTATTAACGAGTTTGCCAGGAAGCAGATCACTGGTTTTAAAAAGGAATATCAGAGAGTTGGACAGGCTTTCAGACTTCTAAGTCAGGCCTTTGAGGTCGACCAGCAAGTATTCTCATCTCCGCTAAACAAGGCCATGGCAAACACTGGAGAAGTCTACGAGACCATTGGGGATTACTTTGCAGAGCAGCCTCGTCAGGATTTGGAGCCAATTTCTGATCTTTTAGCGATTTACCAGGGACACCTCGCAAACTTTCCAGACATTATCCATGTTCAGAAAG GAGCCCTCACTAAAGCCAAGGAGAGCCAGAAACATGGAGAGGAAAAAGATGGCACTGCAGGAGGAGGCATCAACGACCGCTGCAACATCATCTCCTGCGCCACACTAGCTGAAATCCAGCACTTTCATTGCATACGTGTGCGTGACTTCAAGGCACAGATGCAGTATTTCTTACAACAACAGATCAGCTTCTTTCAGAAAATCACAGGCAAGTTAGAAGAAGCCCTGGACATGTATGACCAGGCATAA